The sequence below is a genomic window from Oscillospiraceae bacterium.
GGACATCCTCACCGGCGACCCCGCCATGCTCGCCCTCAAGCGCCGCATCCGGGACGCGGCGGCCATCGACTCCCCCGTGCTCCTCTACGGGGAGACCGGCACCGGCAAGGAGCTGGTGGCCCAGTCCCTGCACAGCGAGGGGCGCCGGGCCAGGGGCCCCTTCCTGTCCCAGAACTGCGCCGCCATCCCCCCCAACCTGCTGGAGAGCATCTTCTTCGGCACCGAGAAGGGCAGCTACACCGGCGCGGAGAACCGCAAGGGCCTCTTCGAGGTGGCCGACGGCGGCACGCTGTTCCTGGACGAGATCAACTCCATGGACGTGGGGCTCCAGGCCAAGCTGCTCAAGGCCCTGGAGGAGAAGAAGGTGCGCCACGTGGGCGGGCACAGGGACATCCCCTTCGACGTGCGCATCGTGTGCGCCATGAACGAGGACCCGCGCACCGTGCTGGCCGAGCACCGGGTGCGGGAGGATCTGTACTACCGGGTGGGGGTGGTCAAGCTCACCATCCCCCCGCTGCGGGAGCGGCCCGGGGACGTGGCCCTGCTCACCGGCCACTTTTTGGAGAAGTTCAGCCGGGAGATGAACAAGCGGGTCACCGGGGTCAGCCCCCTGGCCCAGGGCCTGCTGGAGCAGTACCCCTGGCCGGGCAACGTGCGGGAGCTGCAAAACACCATCGAGAGCGCCTTCAACACCGCCAAGGGGGAGACCCTGCTGGTGGAGGACATCCGGGACATCCTCTCCCCCGCCGCCCCCGTCCGGCGGGCCGCCCCCGCCCCCGCGCTGGGGGAGGGCTTCTCCCTGACCCGGGCCGTGGATTCCTACGAGCGGGATCTCATCCGCCAGGCCCTGGAGCAGAGCGCCTCCGTCTCCGAGGCCGCCCGGCTGCTGGGCCTGTCCCGGCAGCGGCTGCAATACAAGATGCAAAAATTTGGACTCTAAAGTTTTTGCACCCCCGCAAAAATTTTTGCGCATTTCGGACGCCTCCGTGCCGCCGCCCCGCGGCCCGGGGGCGTTTTCCCCGCCTTTGCGAGTTGGTACGCCGTTTGCTTTCTTAACGGGCAGCTGACGATAGAAAGGAAGCGTATTTTATGCGCAGGCTCTGGACAAACGGAATCATCGCCTCCATGGACCCCTATATGCGCACCTACGAGGCCCTGGGCGCGGAGGACGGCAAGATCGTCTTTCTGGGCACGGCGGCGGAGGCCGCCGCCCAGACCTGGGACGAAATCACTGACCTGGGCGGGAAGCTGATGCTCCCCGGCTTTATGGACACCCACATGCACATGCTGCACTACGCCCTCTTCAAGCGCAACCTGCCCCTCTACGGGGTCAAATCCATCGGGGATATGGTGGAGCTGGGCCGCGCCCGCGTCGCCGCGGAGCACCCGCCCTACCTGCTGGGCATGGGCTGGAACCAGGAGACCCTGGCCGAAAACCGCCTGGTCACCCGGGACGACATGGATCGCATCTCCACCGACATCCCGGTGTGTATGCTGCGGGTGTGCGGCCACGTGGCCGCCTGCAACAGCAAGATGCTGGAGATCATCTCCGGCCAGCGGGATCTGGACCCGGAGACCCTGAGCCACGTGGACTTCATCCACGGCATCCTCCGGGAGGACGCCATGCGGCTGTACATGAACGTGATCCCCCGCATGGACGCCGCCTTCGTGCGCTCCCTCATCGACCAGGGGCAGGCCGACCTGAACGCCTGCGGCATCACCTGCGTCCACTCCGACGATCTGAAGGTCATCCCCGGCATGGACCCCTACGACCTCATCAACCTCTTCCGCACCGTGGAGCGGGAGGGCAGGCTCACCGTGCGCGTGTACGAGCAGTGCCTGGTGGACCAGTCCGCCTTCGCCCCCATGCACGGCTGCCGGGACAGCCTGGACAACCACGAGAGCCTCTTCCGCACCGGGCCGAGGAAGCTCCTCCAGGACGGCTCCCTGGGGGCCAAGTCGGCCCTGATGATCCACGGCTACTACGACGAGCCCCTGAACCACGGCATCCCCATCTACACCCCCGGCGAGCTCTACCGCTGGATCAAGGCCGCCCACGACGACCATATGAACGTGGCGGTCCACGCCATCGGGGACATGGCCATCAGCCAGGTGTGCGACGCGGTGGAGCGGGTGCAGGCGGAGAACCCCTGGCCCGAGGCCCGCCACGGCGTGGTCCACGCCCAGATCACCAATCCCGAGCTGCTGCGGCGCATGGAGCGGCTGCGCCTGCAGGCCTATATCCAGCCCGTGTTCATCGAGGCGGACATGAACGTCATCGAGGAGCGGGTGGGGCCCACCTACATGAAGGGCACCTACAACTGGAAGACCATGCTGGAGCTGGGCATCCCGTGCAGCGGCGGGTCGGACTGCCCGGTGGAGTCCTTCTCCATCCTGGAGAACCTGTACGCCGCGGTCACCCGCAAAAACCGGGCGGGCACCAAGACCTTCCTGCCCGAGCAGGCCCTGAGCATGGAGGAGGGCGTGCGGTTGTTCACCACAAGCGCGGCCTGGGCCAGCTACGACGAGGACTGGCGCGGCTCCCTGGAGCTGGGCAAGCTGGCCGATCTGGCCGTGCTGGACCGGGACATCTTCCACATGGACCCCGACGAGCTGCTCCACACCCGCGTGACGGAGACCGTGCTCAACGGCGCGACCGTATACAGGGCTTAATTTAAAAACCGGCCAACCCGAAGAGGGTTGGCCGGTTTCTCTTTCAGTCCGCTTTTTTGAACATGCCCTTGTCCACGCTGCACAGCGGGCAGGACCAGGTGGGGGGCAGCGCCTCGAAGGGGGTGCCCGGGGCGATCCCGTGGTCGGGGTCCCCCTTCTCCGGGTCGTACACGTAGCCGCAGAGGGCGCAGACGTATTTCTCCGCCCTGGGCTTCTCCGGGGCGGGCGCGGCGGGGCCGGCGGCCAACGCCGCAACGGCCCGGGCGTAGTCCGCCATGGCGGCCAGATCCTCCGCCTTGGGGGTGAAGAGCACCCGGAAGGGCTCCTCGGGCGCGGCGAACTTGAGCTGCCGCAGCCGGGTGTGGAGCATATTGGGGGCCTCCCCGCTCCAGCCGTAGGCGCCGAAGGCGCCCGCCGCGCGGCCCTTGGTGTTGATGGCGCACAGGGAGGCCAGCACGTCCCACAGGGCCTTAGGCGCGTCCCGGTTGATGGTGGGGGCCCCCGCCAGCACCACGTCGGCGGCGTTGGCCAGCGCGGCCGCCTCGGCCAGGGGGGTGAAGGTCACGTCGGTGAGGCTCACCTCCAACCCGCCGGCCTCCAGGGCCTCCGCCGCGGCCTTGGCCAGGGCGGCGGTGCAGCCGTAGGCCGAGCAGTACAGCACGGCGGCGGTCTTTTTCCCCCTGGGCGCGGGGGTGCTCCAGGCGCGGTAGCGCTCCTTCGCCGCGCCGATGCCCTGCGCCAGACAGGGGCCGTGGCTGGGGCACACCAGCTCCACGCCCTCCGGCATCTTGTCCAGCCCCGCCAGCACGTGGGGCTTGAAGGGCCCGAAGATGCAGTTGTAGTAGTGCGCAAACTCCCCCTCGTAGGCCGCCCGGTCGTGGATTTTGGCGTCCAGCATGGCGGGCTCGCAGTAGTGGGTGCCCAGGAAGTCGCAGGTGAAGAGCACCCCGTCCGCCTTATCCCAGGTGAACATGGAGTCCGCCCAGTGGAGCATGGGCGCGGGGATGAACTCCAAAACCCTGCCGCCCAGCTCCAGCGTGTCCCCCGCCTTCACCACCCGGACGGGGAAGGTGCGGTTGGTGATGTCCTCCAGGTGCTTTTTCCCCGCCGCGGTGCAGCACACCTCCAGCTTGGGGCACTTGTCCAGCAGGCGGGCCACGCTGCCCGAATGGTCGGGCTCGTTGTGGTTCATAATCAGGCAGTCCACGTCCTCCAGCGGGAGGATCTGGCGGATATTCTCCTCGTACTCCTCGAAATAGTCCGCGTGGACCGTCTCGATCAGCACGTTTTTCTCCCCGGTGAGCAGATACGCGTTATAGGAGGTGCCGTATTTGGCCTCCATGACGATGTCGAAGACCCGCAGGGCGGGGTTCAGCACGCCCACGGACCACAGGCCCTCCCGCAGCTTGATGGCGCTCATTGACCCGACTTCCTTTCCATTTCTATATTCCACTAAGCCGATATGATTTTATAGTATACGGTCACAGGTTCCCCTTGTCAAGGAAACGCGCCGGTATAAATGTGAAAAACGGGGAACGATACACGGTTGACTTTCCCTTGGCCGGGCATTACAATGATTTTTGTCGATTCTCTCTATTAAAGGAGTTCTTTTTTTATGCCCGTTTACCTGGATAACGCAGCCACCACCCGGGTGTGCCCCGAGGCCGCCCGGGCGGCCCTGGCCGAGATGACCGAGGGCTTCGGCAACCCCTCCTCCGGCTACGAGCCGGGCCGCGCCGCCGCCTCCCGGCTGGAGGCGCGCCGGGAGACCGTGGCCGCCGCCCTGGGCTGCCTGCCCGGGGAGATCTTCTTCACCTCCTGCGGCACCGAGGGGGACAACTGGGCCCTGCGCGCCGGAGCGGCGTACGGCAGGCGGGCGGGCCGCCACATCGTCACCACCGCCATCGAACACTCCGCCGTGCTGGAGACGGCCCGGGCGCTGGAGGCCCAGGGCTGGGAGGTGACCCGCCTGCGCCCCGGACGGGACGGGCGGGTGCCCCTGGAGGCGCTGGAGGCGGCCCTGCGGCCCGACACGGTGCTGGTGTCCATGATGCTGGTGAACAACGAGCTGGGCACCCTCCAGCCGGTGGCCCAGGCCGCCGCCGCCATCCGGCGCGCGGGCTGCCCTGCCCTGCTGCACACCGACGCGGTGCAGGCTTTCCTAAAGGTGCCCTTCACCCCCGAGGCGTTGGGGGCCGACCTGGTCACCCTCAGCGGCCACAAGATCCGCGCCCCCAAGGGCGTGGGGGTGCAGTATATCCGCCGGGGGCTGAAGCTGGGGCCCCTGTTCACCGGGGGCGGGCAGGAGTCCGGCCTGCGGCCGGGCACCGAGCCCACCGCCCAGATCGCCGCCCTGGCCGCAGCCGTGGAGGCGTGGGAGCCCTCCTTCCCGGAGCGCATCCGGGCGGTGAAGGACTACGCGCTGGCCGCGCTGCCCGCGGCCGTGCCGGGGCTGGAGGTGGTCAGCGCCGGGGACGCCCCCCACATCTGCGCCGTGGCCCTGCCCGGCTACCCCAGCGAAATGCTGGTGCGGGATCTCAGCGACCGGGGGATCTACGTCTCCTCCGGCTCGGCCTGCCACAAGGGCAAGCCCAGCCACGTGTTCGCCGCCCTGGGCCTGCCCAAGCGCACCCTGATGGGGGTGCTGCGCCTGTCCTTCTCCCCGGAAAACACCACCGGGGACGTGGACGCGCTGCGGGATGCGCTGATCGACATTCAAAAAAACAGGATTGCAGTGAGGTGAGCCGATGTTTTCCTATATGAAACGGGGGAGGGCCTTCTACAAGGACGTGGTGGTCCTGGCCATCCCCATCCTGCTGCAAAACCTGATCACCACCTCCCTGGGCCTCATCGACACCTTCATGGTGGGCAGCCTGGGGGAGGCCCCCCTGGCCGCCGTGCTGCTGGCCAACACCCCGGTCTTTGTCATCCAGCTGGTCATCTTCGGGCTCCAGAGCGGCTCCTCGGTGCTGATCAGCCAGTTCTGGGGCAAGGGGGACACCGACAGCATTAACCGGGTGGTGGGCCTGGGGTGCTATGTGGCGGGGGCCATCTCGGTGTGCTTCGCCGCCGTGATGTTCTTCTTCCCCACCCAGCTCATGGGCCTTTTGAGCGACAACCAGCAGCTCGTCCCCATGGCCGCCGACTACGGGCGGATCGTGGGCTTCTCCTACATCCTCAACAGCCTGACGGGGGTGTACGTGGGGGCCCACCGCAGCATGGAGAACCCCAAGCTGGGGCTGAAGATCTTCACGGTCTCCATGTGCGCCAACACCTTCCTCAACTGGGTCTTCATCTTCGGCAACCTGGGGGCCCCCGCCCTGGGGGTGGTGGGCGCGGCGGTGGCCACCCTGGCCTCCCGCGTGGTGGAGTTCCTGATTATGCTCTTCTACGCCCTCTTTAACCGCCGCTTCCGCCTGCGCCCGACCATGCTCATCCATCCGGGGGCCGAGCTGGCCCGGAAATTTGTGAAATACTCCAGCCCCGTGGTCCTCAACGAGGCGCTGTGGGGCCTGGGCACCTCCCTGTACAAGGTGGTCATGGGCCACATGGAGGACTCCACCGAGATCCTGGCCGCCCGCGCCCTGGTGGGCAACATCGAGGATCTCTGCTCCGTGGCCATCTTCGCCGTGGCCGGCACCGCCGCCATCGTCATCGGCCGGGAGATCGGCGCGGGGCGGCGGGACACGGTGTACGAGGTGGGGGCCACCATGGACACCCTGGCCCTCATCTGCGGCGGGCTGGTGGGCGGGGTGATGATCCTGGCGGCCTGGTTCGTGTTCCCCGGGGTGGTCTACCCCATCTTCCAGCTGTCCGCCAAGTCCAGCGGCTTCGCCACCATGATGCTCACCTTCTCCGGGGGCTTTTTGGCCCTGCGGGCCTTCAACTCCACCAACACCGTGGGCGTGCTGCGGGGCGGCGGCGACGTGCGGGCCGCCATGATCATCGACCTGACCCCCCTGTGGTTCGTGGCCCTGCCCCTGGCCGCCCTCTTCGGGCTGGTGTTCAAATGGGGCATCTTCTGGGTGTACGTGGGCATCATCATGGAGCAGATCTCCAAGTTCTGGGTGGGCGTGTCCCGCTTCCGCTCCCGCGCGTGGATCAACGACGTGACCAACCTGGGCGCGCAGTAGCAGACGCCATCACCGTTGTTGCAGCTTAGGAGGATAAGGCGAACAACGGCGGGCGATTCATGAATCGCCCCTACGAGCGCCAAGCGCTGTATGGGGCATGGCAGTACGTGCGGCTTTTCAGGCAGTTATTAAATAGCAACTACTATCAAGTATGGGCGGGTCATGTGCCGCAGGGGCGGCAGCCCTATTCGCCCCAAGTGCCAGACCGAACCGAGCCCTGAGCGCTTACAGGTTTTGCAGGTTACCTGAACCGCACCGCCGCTGGGCTCTGGGTCCAGGGCCGAAGCCCTGGTTGTTTCTTCCCGGGGTTCTTTGCAAGCAAAGAATCCCGCCGCCGGAGGCCGGGCCTCCAAAAAGGGCGCCCTTTCCTTTTTGAAAATTTTCCCGCACTGTATAGAACCCCCTCCGATTCCATATCCTTTTGTTACAGCATTTGATATGGAGGAGAACCCTTATGAAACAATGGATCGCGGCCGTGCTGGCCGCCGCGCTTTTGATCCTCCCCGCCGGCGCCGTGGCCGGCGCGCCCCAGGTGGAGGCCGGCTCCGCCGTCCTGATGGAGAAGGAGACCGGCACCGTGCTCTTTGAGGATCACGCCCACGACAAGCTGGAGCCCGCCTCGGTGACCAAGATTATGACCCTCCTGCTGGTGATGGAGGCCATCGACGGCGGCCGCCTGTCCCTGGACGACATGGTGAGCGTCTCGGCCCACGCCGCCTCCATGGGCGGCTCCCAGGTCTATTTAAAGGAAGGCGAGCAGATGAGCGTCCACGATCTGCTCAAGGCGGTCACCGTGGTCTCGGGCAACGACGCCGCCGTGGCTCTGGCCGAGCACCTGGCGGGCAGCGAGGAGGCCTTTGTGGAGAAGATGAACCAGCGCGCGGCCGAGCTGGGCATGGAGGACACCTGCTTCCTCAACTGCACCGGCCTGCCCGCCGCGGGCCACCTGACCTCCGCCTACGACATCGCCCTGATGTCCCGCGCCCTCATCTCCCACCCCAAGATCCGCGAATACACCACCATCTGGATGGACTCCATCCGGGACGGCCAGTTCCAGCTGGCCAACACCAACAAGCTCATCCGCTTCTACGAGGGGGCCACCGGCCTCAAGACCGGCTCCACCGACGCCGCGCTGTACTGCCTGTCCGCCACCGCGGAGCGCGACGGTATGGAGCTTATCGCGGTGATCATGAAGTCCCCCACCTCGGAGAAGCGCTTTGAGGGCGCCAAGAGCCTTTTGAACTTCGGCTTCGCCAACTACACCCTGCTGGACGTGTACCCCAACCAGGCCCTGCCCCCCGTGGACGTGCTGCTGGGGGTGTGCGAGCAGGTGCAGCCCGTGCTCTCCCGGTCCAGCCGCATCCTGATCGACAAGGCGGACCTGAACAACGTCACCACCGAGCTGCGGCTGTGCGAGAGCGTGGAGGCCCCGGTGGAGGCCGGCCAGATTTTAGGCGAGATGGCCGTGCTGGTGGGCGGACAGGAGCGGGAGACCATCCCCATCGTGTGCGCCGACCCGGTGGAGCGCATCACCGTGCCCGGCATCTTCGCAAAGCTCCTGCACACCCTCTTCATGGCCCCCTGATTATCAGCCCGGCGGCGCGCAGACTGCGCGCCGCCGGGTTCTTTTTTCTGTTTGGCGCAAAATGCCCCCTGTAATTAAACCGTATAGTTTTCGTTTTCCCCGTTTCCCGCCCCATTTCCCAACCTTTTTGATGTTCCAAATTTTTACGCCGCCTGTAGCATCCTAACCTTGACGGGGGTCTATTTACGTTGTATAATTTATACAAATAAGCACTGCGCAATTTGGGGCTTATTATCAGCAATTACTAGAAGTCTTCTGGACGCAGCGCTCATTTTTGGATGCTTTTACCAATGAGGAGAGGATACCTATGGCTCTATCGCCCGAGAAAGCAGATCAGATCCCCGCGGCGGCCCCCGCCCCCCTGCCCCCCGCGCTGGACGCCTTCGTCCGGGGACAAGCCGTCCGTATGCAGGACTACCTGGGCTCCCATCCCGCGGCGCGGGACGGCGCGGAGGGGTACGTGTTCCGCGTGTGGGCTCCCCACGCCGGGGCGTGCGCCGTGATGGGCGACTTCAACGGCTGGGATCCCGAGGCCAACCCCATGCAAGCGGTGGGCGGCGGCGTCTGGGAGGGCTTCGTGCCCGGCCTGAAGCGGTACGACACGTACAAGTACGCCGTGCGCGCCGCCGACGGCAGGGTGCTGGCCAAGGCCGACCCCTACGCCTTCCACGCCGAGACCCGCCCCGGCACCGCCTCCAAGATCTACGACCTGGAGGGCTACCAGTGGGAGGACGGCGAGTGGCTGGCCCACCGCAGGCAGAACCCAATTTACCAACGCCCCCTGAACATCTACGAGGTCCATCTGGGCTCCTGGCGGCGCACGGGGGAGGACGAGACCCTCAGCTACCGGGACATGGCCCAGTACCTGGTGCCCTACGTGAAGGAGATGGGCTTCACCCACGTGGAGCTGCTCCCGGTCACCGAGCACCCGCTGGACGCCTCCTGGGGCTACCAGTGCACCGGCTATTTTGCGGCCACCAGCCGCTTCGGCACCCCCCACGACTTCATGTGGCTGGTGGATCAGCTCCACCAGGCGGGGGTGGGGGTCATCCTGGACTGGGTGCCCGCCCACTTCCCCAAGGACGCCTTCGGCCTCTACGAGTTCGACGGCCAGGCCTGCTACGAGTACGCCGACCCCCGCAAGGGGGAGCACGCCGACTGGGGCACCCGGGTGTTCGACTACGGCCGCAGCGAGGTGCGCTCCTTCCTCTACTCCTCCGCGCTGTTCTGGCTGGAGCAGTACCACATCGACGGCCTGCGGGTGGACGCGGTGGCCTCCATGCTCTACCTGGACTACGGCCGCCAGGGCGGCCAGTGGGTGCCCAACATCCACGGCGGGCACGAGAACCTGGAGGCCGTGGAGTTCCTGCAGCAGCTCAACGGCCACGTGTTCCTGGACCACCCGGACGTGATGATGATCGCCGAGGAGTCCACCGCCTGGCCCCTGGTGTCCCACCCGGTGGACCAGGGCGGGCTGGGCTTCAACCTGAAGTGGAACATGGGCTGGATGAACGACATCCAGCACTATATCAAGCTGGACCCCTACTTCCGCCAGTTCAACCACAAGGACATCACCTTCTCGCTGATGTACGCCTTCTCGGAGAACTTTATCCTGCCCCTGTCCCACGACGAGGTGGTGCACCTGAAGGGCTCCCTCATCGCCAAGATGCCGGGCGCCGACGAGGAGAAGTACGCCGGGGTGCGGGCCTTTTACACCTACATGCTCACCCATCCGGGCAAAAAGCTGCTCTTTATGGGGGCCGAGTTCGGCCAGTGGCACGAGTGGCAGTTTGAGCACTCCCTGGACTGGCACCTGCTGGAGATGGACAACGAGGACGGCGAGCGCCACCGCAGCCTGAAGGAGTACTTCAAGCAGGCCAACAACTTCTACCTGGCCCACAAGGAGCTCTGGGAGCTGGACTTCTCCTGGGAGGGCTTCCAGTGGATCTGCGCCGACGACGCCAAGGGCAACTGCGCCATTTTCCTGCGCAAGGACCGGAAGGGCGACTTCCTGCTGGTGGCCTGCAACTTCTCCCCCGTCCACCGGGAGGGCTACCGGGTGGGCGTGCCCGCCGCAGGCCGGTACGAGCCCGTGTTCAACAGCGACGACGCGGCCTTTGGCGGACAGGATTTGGGCGACAGGGAGCCGCTGAAGAGCGAGTACGTGCCCAGCCACGGCCAGGAGCAGTCCCTGGTGCTGGACCTGCCCCCCATGAGCGGGGTCATCTACCGCTGCACCAAGAAGTTCCCGCCCAGGAAGCAGAAGACCGTCCGGGCCGTGCCCATCAAGACCGCCCCGGCCAAGCCGGTGAGGAAGCCCGGCGGCGCCGCGCCGAAAAACTGACTTTTCCACTACTCTTTTGGGGTGATAAGAATGAAAAAAGAATGTGTAGCCATGCTCCTGGCCGGCGGCCAGGGCAGCCGGCTCCACGCGCTGACCAGCCGCGTGGCAAAGCCCGCCGTCCCCTTCGGGGGAAAGTACCGCATCATCGACTTCCCCCTGTCCAACTGCGTCAACTCCGGCATCGACACCGTGGGCGTGCTGACCCAGTACCGGCCCCTGGAGCTCAACTCCTACATCGGCAACGGCCAGCCCTGGGATCTGGACCGCTCCTACGGCGGCGTCCACATCCTGCCCCCCTACATGCGCGAGGGCGACAAGGGCACCTGGTACAAGGGCACCGCCAACGCCATCTACCAGAACCTCAGCTTCATCCAGCTCTACGACCCGGACTACGTGCTGATCCTCTCGGGCGACCACGTGTACAAGATGGACTACGCCGACATGCTCCGCCGCCACAAGGAGGCGGGCGCCGCCTGCACCATCTCCGTGCTGGAGGTCCCCATGGCCGAGGCCCCCCGCTTCGGCATCATGAACGTGGACGAGAACGACGACGTGTATGAGTTTGAGGAGAAGCCCAAGCACCCCAAGTCCAACCTGGCCTCCATGGGCATTTACATCTTCACCTGGAGCAAGCTGAGGGACTACTTGATCGCCGACGAGGCCGACGAGAAGAGCAGCAACGATTTCGGCAAAAACATCATCCCCGCCATGCTGGGCGCCGGGGAGAAGCTGACCACCTACCGCTTCTCCGGCTACTGGAAGGACGTGGGCACCATCGACTCCCTGTGGGACGCCAACATGGATATGCTGGCCCCCGAGATGGGCATCGACCTCTACGACCAGGACTGGCCCATCTTCGCCCGCACCCCCACCAAGCCCCCCCATTTCACCGGCCCCAACGCGTCGCTCAACCACTCCATGGTCACCGGCGGCTGCGAGGTGTACGGCAAGGTGGAGAACTCCATCCTGTTCCACTCCGTGGTGGTGGAGGAGGGCGCGGTGGTGCGCTACTCCATCCTCATGCCGGGCACGGTGGTCAAGGCCGGGGCCGTGGTGGAGTACGCCATCGTGGCCGAGTCCGCCACCATCGGCGAGAACGCCAGGGTGGGCACCGCACCGCCGCCCGACGCGCAGTCCGCCGAGGACTGGGGCATCGCCGTGGTTGCCCAGGGCATCAGGGTCGGCAAGGAGGCCGTGGTGCCCGCCAAGGCCATGATTACCCGGAACGTGAAAGGGGGTGCTGTGAAATGATGAACAAGCTGCACGGCATCATCTTCTCCTACCGCTCCAACCCCAACCTGCGGGAGCTGACGCAGCACCGCAACACCTGCTCCATCCCCTACGGCGGGCGCTACCGCGTCATCGACTTCATGCTCTCCAACATGGTCAACGCCAACATCGCCGACGTGGGCCTCATCGTCCACACCAGCTACCAGTCCCTGCTGGACCACGTGGGCTCGGGCAAGGACTGGGACCTGTCCCGCAAGCACGGCGGCCTGCGCATCCTGCCCCCCTTCGGCTACGCCAACAAAAACCGCGAGGGGGCCTACCGGGGCCGCATGGACGCCCTGGCCGGGGTGTACTCCTATCTCCAAAACATCCGCCAGGACCACGTGGTGCTGGCCGGGGGCGACATCGCCGTCAACCTGCCCATCCGTGACATCTACGAGTCCCACATCGCCAGCGGCGCGGACATCACCGCCGTGTGCACCCGCTCCCCCAAGGGCGACCCCAAGGAGTCGGACTACTTCGTGATGGGCGCGGGCGGCATGGTCTCCGACGTGCTGGTCCACCCCCCCATCCCCCAGGGCTGCGAGTCCCTGGAGGTCTATATCATGTCCAAGTCCCTGCTCCTGTCCCTGGTGGACCACTGCGCCGCCCACAACGTGGCCTCCTTCAGCCAGGGCGTGCTGCTGCCCATGCTGGGCACGCTGAAAATCCACCCCTACATCTTCGACGGGTACGCCGCCCGGCTCCAGTCGGTGGCGGGGTACTTCGCCCGCAGCATGGAGCTGCTGGACCCGGCGGTGCGGCAGGACCTCTTCACCGCCGAGCGCCCGGTCAAGACCAAGGACCAGTCCAACCCCTCCACCTACTACGGCCCCGACTCCCGCTCGGCCAGCTCCCTGGTGGCCGACGGCTGTATCGTCGAGGGCGAGGTGGAGAACTCCATCCTCTTCCGCGGCGTGACGGTGGAGAAGGGCGCCCGGGTGCAGAACTGCGTGCTCATGCAGGGCACCACCATCCAGGCGGGCGCGGTGCTCAAGTACGCCATCAC
It includes:
- the glgC gene encoding glucose-1-phosphate adenylyltransferase; translated protein: MLLAGGQGSRLHALTSRVAKPAVPFGGKYRIIDFPLSNCVNSGIDTVGVLTQYRPLELNSYIGNGQPWDLDRSYGGVHILPPYMREGDKGTWYKGTANAIYQNLSFIQLYDPDYVLILSGDHVYKMDYADMLRRHKEAGAACTISVLEVPMAEAPRFGIMNVDENDDVYEFEEKPKHPKSNLASMGIYIFTWSKLRDYLIADEADEKSSNDFGKNIIPAMLGAGEKLTTYRFSGYWKDVGTIDSLWDANMDMLAPEMGIDLYDQDWPIFARTPTKPPHFTGPNASLNHSMVTGGCEVYGKVENSILFHSVVVEEGAVVRYSILMPGTVVKAGAVVEYAIVAESATIGENARVGTAPPPDAQSAEDWGIAVVAQGIRVGKEAVVPAKAMITRNVKGGAVK
- the glgB gene encoding 1,4-alpha-glucan branching enzyme GlgB encodes the protein MALSPEKADQIPAAAPAPLPPALDAFVRGQAVRMQDYLGSHPAARDGAEGYVFRVWAPHAGACAVMGDFNGWDPEANPMQAVGGGVWEGFVPGLKRYDTYKYAVRAADGRVLAKADPYAFHAETRPGTASKIYDLEGYQWEDGEWLAHRRQNPIYQRPLNIYEVHLGSWRRTGEDETLSYRDMAQYLVPYVKEMGFTHVELLPVTEHPLDASWGYQCTGYFAATSRFGTPHDFMWLVDQLHQAGVGVILDWVPAHFPKDAFGLYEFDGQACYEYADPRKGEHADWGTRVFDYGRSEVRSFLYSSALFWLEQYHIDGLRVDAVASMLYLDYGRQGGQWVPNIHGGHENLEAVEFLQQLNGHVFLDHPDVMMIAEESTAWPLVSHPVDQGGLGFNLKWNMGWMNDIQHYIKLDPYFRQFNHKDITFSLMYAFSENFILPLSHDEVVHLKGSLIAKMPGADEEKYAGVRAFYTYMLTHPGKKLLFMGAEFGQWHEWQFEHSLDWHLLEMDNEDGERHRSLKEYFKQANNFYLAHKELWELDFSWEGFQWICADDAKGNCAIFLRKDRKGDFLLVACNFSPVHREGYRVGVPAAGRYEPVFNSDDAAFGGQDLGDREPLKSEYVPSHGQEQSLVLDLPPMSGVIYRCTKKFPPRKQKTVRAVPIKTAPAKPVRKPGGAAPKN
- a CDS encoding glucose-1-phosphate adenylyltransferase subunit GlgD; translated protein: MMNKLHGIIFSYRSNPNLRELTQHRNTCSIPYGGRYRVIDFMLSNMVNANIADVGLIVHTSYQSLLDHVGSGKDWDLSRKHGGLRILPPFGYANKNREGAYRGRMDALAGVYSYLQNIRQDHVVLAGGDIAVNLPIRDIYESHIASGADITAVCTRSPKGDPKESDYFVMGAGGMVSDVLVHPPIPQGCESLEVYIMSKSLLLSLVDHCAAHNVASFSQGVLLPMLGTLKIHPYIFDGYAARLQSVAGYFARSMELLDPAVRQDLFTAERPVKTKDQSNPSTYYGPDSRSASSLVADGCIVEGEVENSILFRGVTVEKGARVQNCVLMQGTTIQAGAVLKYAITDKNVKVNQGRMLMGHSTYPLAIAKNEIV